One segment of Candidatus Poribacteria bacterium DNA contains the following:
- a CDS encoding Gfo/Idh/MocA family oxidoreductase, whose product MADTIKGAVLGYGAAFNMGKAHANMMENTDGIECVAICDIDPERTKAAEEDFPGVRTYNSVEELNADDGVDLIANVLPHSLHCGPTVSSLEAGKHVVVEKPMCVTIAEATEMITTAEEKGVMLSVHHNRRWDADFWTLRELVHSGVIGKVFSVEMWGGGYGRPNPDWWRSVKAISGGQFYDWGAHYLDWLLNVLEAPMINVTGFYQPNLVWDDITNEDHVQAIIRFAGGEVVADGAAANIQMSNIAKIGGSRWKLLGSHGAITDGDGGFKVLSEVEGHPKEQQVGYHRRPGPTYYENIVAHLNDGTPLLVTPESARRVIAIMDLAEKSAKTHQAETVPYEFKA is encoded by the coding sequence GGAAAATACAGACGGCATCGAATGTGTTGCCATCTGTGACATTGATCCGGAGCGAACAAAAGCGGCGGAAGAGGATTTTCCAGGCGTCCGCACCTATAACTCGGTTGAAGAACTCAATGCGGATGATGGTGTTGATCTGATTGCGAACGTCCTCCCGCACAGTCTGCACTGTGGTCCGACTGTGTCGAGCCTCGAAGCAGGTAAACATGTCGTCGTTGAAAAACCGATGTGTGTCACCATCGCAGAAGCCACTGAAATGATTACGACCGCCGAGGAAAAGGGGGTCATGTTGTCCGTTCATCACAACCGACGGTGGGATGCCGACTTCTGGACCCTTCGTGAACTCGTCCATTCCGGTGTTATCGGTAAAGTCTTTAGCGTCGAGATGTGGGGTGGGGGCTATGGGAGACCGAATCCAGATTGGTGGCGGAGCGTCAAGGCAATTTCCGGTGGACAATTCTACGATTGGGGTGCACACTATCTCGATTGGCTGCTCAATGTCCTTGAGGCACCGATGATTAACGTGACAGGCTTCTATCAACCGAACCTCGTCTGGGACGATATTACGAACGAGGACCATGTCCAAGCGATTATTCGGTTCGCAGGTGGAGAAGTCGTTGCGGATGGAGCGGCAGCGAATATCCAGATGTCCAACATCGCGAAAATTGGGGGATCTCGGTGGAAACTGCTCGGCTCACACGGCGCGATTACCGATGGAGATGGCGGCTTTAAGGTCTTATCCGAAGTCGAGGGACACCCCAAAGAGCAGCAGGTCGGTTACCATCGTAGACCGGGACCTACCTACTATGAAAATATCGTCGCTCACTTAAACGATGGCACACCGTTGTTGGTGACCCCGGAGTCGGCCCGCCGCGTCATCGCTATCATGGATTTGGCGGAAAAATCTGCCAAGACACATCAAGCAGAAACGGTCCCTTATGAGTTTAAAGCATAG